The Puntigrus tetrazona isolate hp1 chromosome 19, ASM1883169v1, whole genome shotgun sequence genome has a segment encoding these proteins:
- the tra2a gene encoding transformer-2 protein homolog alpha isoform X2, protein MSDVEEPQFEGRESRSPSKSERGSPAQPKTESRSGSPSPSRASKRSESRSRSRSKSRSRSRRHSNRRYSRSRSHSHRKKSRSRSYSPEYRRRRSQSTSPMSNRRRHAGSRSSYSHDSKKDSHSHGDARANPDPNTCLGVFGLSLYTTERDLREVFSRYGPLAGVNVVYDQRTGRSRGFAFVYFEHIDDAKEAMERANGMELDGRRIRVDYSITKRPHTPTPGIYMGRPTHNGGGSSSGSGGGGGRRRDSYYDRGYDRYDRYDEYDYRYRRRSPSPYYSRYRSRSRSRSYSPRRY, encoded by the exons ATGAGCGATGTCGAGGAGCCTCAATTCGAGGGGAGG GAATCCCGCTCGCCGTCCAAATCGGAGCGGGGCAGTCCTGCCCAACCCAAGACGGAGAGTAGGTCTGGTTCTCCCAGCCCTTCCCGAGCATCCAAACGCTCTGAATCCAGATCCCGATCCCGCTCCAAGTCTAG GTCTCGCTCTCGTCGCCATTCAAATCGCCGCTACAGCCGCTCTCGGTCTCACTCCCACCGGAAGAAGTCTCGTTCTCGCTCCTACAGCCCTGAGTACCGGCGCAGACGGAGCCAGAGCACATCACCCATGTCTAACCGCCGCAGACACGCTGGCAGTCGG AGCTCGTACAGCCATGACTCCAAAAAAGACTCGCACAGTCATGGTGACGCCAGG GCCAATCCAGACCCGAACACGTGTCTGGGTGTGTTTGGTCTCAGTCTGTACACAACCGAGCGAGACCTGAGAGAGGTCTTCTCACGTTACGGGCCTTTGGCCGGTGTCAATGTTGTCTACGACCAGCGAACGGGCCGCTCTCGCGGTTTTGCCTTTGTTTACTTTGAGCACATCGACGATGCCAAAGAG GCAATGGAGCGGGCTAATGGCATGGAGCTGGATGGAAGGCGCATCAGGGTGGATTATTCCATCACCAAACGTCCACACACTCCCACACCGGGCATCTACATGGGTCGGCCCACACA TAACGGAGGTGGGAGCAGCAGCGGCAGCGGTGGCGGCGGCGGCAGGAGACGAGACTCGTATTACGACCGAGGCTACGACAGATACGACCGTTACGACGAGTACGATTACAGATACAG GAGGCGCTCTCCGTCCCCTTATTACAGCCGGTATAGGTCTCGCTCAAGATCTCGCTCATACAGCCCAC GACGATACTAA
- the tra2a gene encoding transformer-2 protein homolog alpha isoform X1 yields the protein MSDVEEPQFEGRESRSPSKSERGSPAQPKTESRSGSPSPSRASKRSESRSRSRSKSRSRSRRHSNRRYSRSRSHSHRKKSRSRSYSPEYRRRRSQSTSPMSNRRRHAGSRSSYSHDSKKDSHSHGDARANPDPNTCLGVFGLSLYTTERDLREVFSRYGPLAGVNVVYDQRTGRSRGFAFVYFEHIDDAKEAMERANGMELDGRRIRVDYSITKRPHTPTPGIYMGRPTHNGGGSSSGSGGGGGRRRDSYYDRGYDRYDRYDEYDYRYSRRRSPSPYYSRYRSRSRSRSYSPRRY from the exons ATGAGCGATGTCGAGGAGCCTCAATTCGAGGGGAGG GAATCCCGCTCGCCGTCCAAATCGGAGCGGGGCAGTCCTGCCCAACCCAAGACGGAGAGTAGGTCTGGTTCTCCCAGCCCTTCCCGAGCATCCAAACGCTCTGAATCCAGATCCCGATCCCGCTCCAAGTCTAG GTCTCGCTCTCGTCGCCATTCAAATCGCCGCTACAGCCGCTCTCGGTCTCACTCCCACCGGAAGAAGTCTCGTTCTCGCTCCTACAGCCCTGAGTACCGGCGCAGACGGAGCCAGAGCACATCACCCATGTCTAACCGCCGCAGACACGCTGGCAGTCGG AGCTCGTACAGCCATGACTCCAAAAAAGACTCGCACAGTCATGGTGACGCCAGG GCCAATCCAGACCCGAACACGTGTCTGGGTGTGTTTGGTCTCAGTCTGTACACAACCGAGCGAGACCTGAGAGAGGTCTTCTCACGTTACGGGCCTTTGGCCGGTGTCAATGTTGTCTACGACCAGCGAACGGGCCGCTCTCGCGGTTTTGCCTTTGTTTACTTTGAGCACATCGACGATGCCAAAGAG GCAATGGAGCGGGCTAATGGCATGGAGCTGGATGGAAGGCGCATCAGGGTGGATTATTCCATCACCAAACGTCCACACACTCCCACACCGGGCATCTACATGGGTCGGCCCACACA TAACGGAGGTGGGAGCAGCAGCGGCAGCGGTGGCGGCGGCGGCAGGAGACGAGACTCGTATTACGACCGAGGCTACGACAGATACGACCGTTACGACGAGTACGATTACAGATACAG CAGGAGGCGCTCTCCGTCCCCTTATTACAGCCGGTATAGGTCTCGCTCAAGATCTCGCTCATACAGCCCAC GACGATACTAA
- the tra2a gene encoding transformer-2 protein homolog alpha isoform X3: MNESESRSPSKSERGSPAQPKTESRSGSPSPSRASKRSESRSRSRSKSRSRSRRHSNRRYSRSRSHSHRKKSRSRSYSPEYRRRRSQSTSPMSNRRRHAGSRSSYSHDSKKDSHSHGDARANPDPNTCLGVFGLSLYTTERDLREVFSRYGPLAGVNVVYDQRTGRSRGFAFVYFEHIDDAKEAMERANGMELDGRRIRVDYSITKRPHTPTPGIYMGRPTHNGGGSSSGSGGGGGRRRDSYYDRGYDRYDRYDEYDYRYSRRRSPSPYYSRYRSRSRSRSYSPRRY; the protein is encoded by the exons ATGAATGAGTCC GAATCCCGCTCGCCGTCCAAATCGGAGCGGGGCAGTCCTGCCCAACCCAAGACGGAGAGTAGGTCTGGTTCTCCCAGCCCTTCCCGAGCATCCAAACGCTCTGAATCCAGATCCCGATCCCGCTCCAAGTCTAG GTCTCGCTCTCGTCGCCATTCAAATCGCCGCTACAGCCGCTCTCGGTCTCACTCCCACCGGAAGAAGTCTCGTTCTCGCTCCTACAGCCCTGAGTACCGGCGCAGACGGAGCCAGAGCACATCACCCATGTCTAACCGCCGCAGACACGCTGGCAGTCGG AGCTCGTACAGCCATGACTCCAAAAAAGACTCGCACAGTCATGGTGACGCCAGG GCCAATCCAGACCCGAACACGTGTCTGGGTGTGTTTGGTCTCAGTCTGTACACAACCGAGCGAGACCTGAGAGAGGTCTTCTCACGTTACGGGCCTTTGGCCGGTGTCAATGTTGTCTACGACCAGCGAACGGGCCGCTCTCGCGGTTTTGCCTTTGTTTACTTTGAGCACATCGACGATGCCAAAGAG GCAATGGAGCGGGCTAATGGCATGGAGCTGGATGGAAGGCGCATCAGGGTGGATTATTCCATCACCAAACGTCCACACACTCCCACACCGGGCATCTACATGGGTCGGCCCACACA TAACGGAGGTGGGAGCAGCAGCGGCAGCGGTGGCGGCGGCGGCAGGAGACGAGACTCGTATTACGACCGAGGCTACGACAGATACGACCGTTACGACGAGTACGATTACAGATACAG CAGGAGGCGCTCTCCGTCCCCTTATTACAGCCGGTATAGGTCTCGCTCAAGATCTCGCTCATACAGCCCAC GACGATACTAA